The bacterium nucleotide sequence AATCCCGTCGACGCCCTCGAAGTCCAGGGTGACCGAGCGAAACTTCTCAAGCCCAAACAGGATCCGCCGCGCTTGAGACCGGGAAAGGTATGCTGCTCCGGCCAGGTAGAGTTTGACCTTGACTTCGCTTCGATCGAAAGCCGGCTCTGCGCTGTTGACGCGAAACTTGTTGAAGACCTCGTCGAGGCGACGCGGGGACGCCGTGGCGAGCGAGAAAGTTGCCCGCGTTCCTCGTTTGAACGGCTTGAGCGTCTCCAGGAACACGTCCTCGATACCGTTGTCAAACCGCAGACGATGGGCGTGGCTGTCGAGGAGAAACAGGTCTCCGACTCTTGACGTGAAGAAGATTCCCTCTCCCGAGTGCCGGGCCGGCTGAGTCGTTGTCTTGCCCTTCAGGAGATCTTCGATCGCTTCCAACTCCGACAAAAGGCCGCGTTTCTCCATGATATTGCCGAAGACGCCGACGCCGACGTCATTCACGATGAATTGAAGTGTCTCCCGGGCCTTGCCGACTTCCACGTCAATCGTCGGGGAGGCGGAGTGCTCGATCGCATTGT carries:
- a CDS encoding DUF4325 domain-containing protein; this translates as MTRVRQTSDVVAALRGEVSRQYVHRTIRDLAAAGLLVKAGATRGAAYALPQHAAELGLVVKARLRNDALREHEVFDALRAKAPFLRALRDNVERIFAYAFQEMLNNAIEHSASPTIDVEVGKARETLQFIVNDVGVGVFGNIMEKRGLLSELEAIEDLLKGKTTTQPARHSGEGIFFTSRVGDLFLLDSHAHRLRFDNGIEDVFLETLKPFKRGTRATFSLATASPRRLDEVFNKFRVNSAEPAFDRSEVKVKLYLAGAAYLSRSQARRILFGLEKFRSVTLDFEGVDGIGQAFADEIFRVYRTAHPGVAVNPINMNDAVRFMVDRAARPARD